The Actinomycetota bacterium genome includes a region encoding these proteins:
- a CDS encoding DNA-formamidopyrimidine glycosylase family protein — protein sequence MPEGDTIARAARTLDKALRGRTVSALRADGVPGPAPPAGGSVEGVSSQGKHLLIAFSGGVTLHTHMGMNGSWHLYRPGERWRVPAHRARIVIATEEIEAVCFSPMKASFVRPGTEQVSHLGPDLSVDEPDLAEAVRRLAAIPGAEVGVALLDQRVAAGLGNVYRSEVLFLAGVDPFARVGDLPPEALEKLMEIGSRLLRANLTTQRRTTVAEGLAVYGRTNRPCIRCGTPVRSARQGSQARTVYWCPVCQPGSASG from the coding sequence ATGCCCGAGGGGGACACGATCGCCCGGGCGGCCCGGACGCTCGACAAGGCGCTGCGCGGCCGGACCGTCTCCGCCCTGCGAGCCGACGGGGTACCCGGACCGGCTCCCCCGGCCGGCGGGTCGGTCGAAGGCGTCTCCTCCCAGGGCAAGCACCTGTTGATCGCTTTCAGCGGCGGGGTCACGCTGCACACCCACATGGGCATGAACGGCTCATGGCACCTGTACCGACCCGGGGAGCGCTGGCGCGTCCCGGCCCATCGGGCCCGGATCGTGATCGCCACCGAGGAGATCGAGGCCGTCTGCTTCTCCCCCATGAAGGCGTCCTTCGTGCGGCCCGGGACGGAGCAGGTCTCCCACCTCGGACCCGACCTGTCGGTCGACGAGCCGGACCTCGCGGAGGCGGTGCGCAGGCTGGCGGCCATCCCGGGGGCCGAGGTGGGCGTGGCCCTGCTCGACCAGCGGGTGGCGGCCGGGCTGGGCAACGTCTACCGCAGCGAGGTCCTCTTCCTGGCCGGCGTGGACCCGTTCGCCCGCGTCGGGGACCTCCCCCCCGAGGCGCTCGAGAAGCTGATGGAGATCGGCTCCCGCCTGCTGCGGGCGAACCTCACCACGCAGCGCCGGACGACGGTGGCCGAGGGCCTGGCCGTCTACGGTCGGACGAACCGTCCGTGCATCCGATGCGGGACACCGGTGCGTTCGGCGCGGCAAGGCTCACAGGCGCGGACCGTGTACTGGTGCCCGGTCTGCCAGCCGGGGAGCGCTAGCGGCTGA
- a CDS encoding amino acid ABC transporter ATP-binding protein: MSAMIVCDGVEKWFGDFQALRGIDLEVARNEVVVVCGPSGSGKSTLIRCINRLEKHDRGRIVVDGTELSDDIRNIGEIRREVGMVFQQFNLFPHLTVLENVTLAPRHVRRLPRKEAEERAMELLTRVQIPEQAGKYPAQLSGGQQQRAAIARALAMQPKVMLFDEPTSALDPEMIKEVLEVMQELARSDMTMIVVTHEMGFARAVANRIVFMDAGEIVEAGTPEHFFTDPREDRTKLFLSQIL, encoded by the coding sequence ATGAGCGCGATGATCGTCTGCGACGGCGTCGAGAAGTGGTTCGGCGACTTCCAGGCGCTACGAGGCATCGACCTGGAGGTCGCGCGCAACGAGGTGGTCGTGGTCTGCGGGCCGTCCGGCTCCGGGAAGTCCACGCTGATCCGCTGCATCAACCGCCTCGAGAAGCACGACCGGGGACGCATCGTCGTGGACGGCACCGAGCTGTCCGACGACATCCGCAACATCGGTGAGATCCGGCGCGAGGTCGGGATGGTGTTCCAGCAGTTCAACCTGTTCCCGCACCTCACGGTGCTCGAGAACGTCACGCTCGCCCCGCGCCACGTCCGTCGGCTCCCCCGCAAGGAGGCCGAGGAGCGGGCCATGGAGCTCCTCACGCGGGTGCAGATCCCCGAGCAGGCCGGCAAGTACCCGGCGCAGCTGTCCGGGGGCCAGCAGCAGCGAGCGGCGATCGCCCGAGCGCTCGCGATGCAACCGAAGGTGATGCTGTTCGACGAGCCGACGTCCGCGCTCGACCCCGAGATGATCAAGGAGGTCCTCGAGGTCATGCAGGAGCTGGCCCGTTCGGACATGACGATGATCGTCGTCACCCACGAGATGGGGTTCGCGCGGGCGGTAGCGAACCGGATCGTCTTCATGGACGCGGGCGAGATCGTCGAGGCAGGCACCCCCGAGCATTTCTTCACCGACCCGCGCGAGGACCGCACGAAGCTGTTCCTCTCGCAGATCCTGTAG